Proteins from a genomic interval of Quercus lobata isolate SW786 chromosome 11, ValleyOak3.0 Primary Assembly, whole genome shotgun sequence:
- the LOC115967493 gene encoding tubulin alpha chain: protein MRECISIHIGQAGIQVGNACWELYCLEHGIQPDGQMPGDKTVGGGDDAFNTFFSETGAGKHVPRAVFVDLEPTVIDEVRTGTYRQLFHPEQLISGKEDAANNFARGHYTIGKEIVDLCLDRIRKLADNCTGLQGFLVFNAVGGGTGSGLGSLLLERLSVDYGKKSKLGFTVYPSPQVSTSVVEPYNSVLSTHSLLEHTDVAVLLDNEAIYDICRRSLDIERPTYTNLNRLVSQVISSLTASLRFDGALNVDVTEFQTNLVPYPRIHFMLSSYAPVISAEKAYHEQLSVAEITNSAFEPSSMMAKCDPRHGKYMACCLMYRGDVVPKDVNAAVATIKTKRTIQFVDWCPTGFKCGINYQPPTVVPGGDLAKVQRAVCMISNSTSVAEVFSRIDHKFDLMYAKRAFVHWYVGEGMEEGEFSEAREDLAALEKDYEEVGAESAEGEDDEGDEY, encoded by the exons CCTGATGGCCAAATGCCAGGTGACAAAACTGTTGGTGGAGGTGACGATGCCTTCAACACCTTTTTCAGTgaaactggtgctgggaagcaTGTCCCTCGTGCCGTGTTTGTTGACCTTGAGCCCACTGTCATTGATGAAGTGAGGACTGGTACTTACCGCCAGCTCTTTCACCCAGAACAGCTCATCAGCGGCAAGGAAGATGCTGCCAACAACTTTGCCCGTGGCCACTATACCA TTGGCAAGGAGATTGTTGATTTGTGCTTGGACCGTATCAGAAAGCTTGCTGATAACTGCACTGGTCTCCAGGGTTTCCTGGTTTTCAATGCTGTTGGTGGAGGCACTGGTTCTGGGCTTGGTTCCCTTCTCTTGGAGCGTTTGTCTGTTGACTATGGCAAGAAATCAAAATTGGGTTTCACAGTCTACCCTTCTCCACAGGTCTCCACATCTGTTGTTGAGCCCTACAACAGTGTCCTCTCCACCCACTCACTTCTTGAACACACCGATGTGGCTGTGCTTTTGGACAATGAGGCAATCTATGATATTTGCAGGCGCTCCCTTGACATTGAGCGACCCACCTACACCAACCTCAACCGCCTTGTCTCTCAG GTGATTTCCTCTTTGACTGCCTCTCTAAGGTTTGATGGTGCCCTGAATGTGGATGTGACTGAATTCCAAACCAACTTGGTTCCATACCCCAGAATCCACTTCATGCTTTCCTCATATGCACCCGTCATCTCTGCTGAGAAAGCATACCATGAACAACTCTCAGTGGCTGAAATCACCAACAGTGCTTTTGAGCCCTCATCTATGATGGCCAAGTGTGATCCTCGCCATGGCAAGTACATGGCTTGCTGCCTGATGTACCGTGGTGATGTTGTGCCTAAGGATGTCAATGCTGCTGTTGCTACTATCAAGACCAAGCGTACCATTCAGTTTGTTGATTGGTGCCCCACTGGGTTCAAGTGTGGTATTAACTACCAGCCTCCAACTGTTGTTCCCGGAGGTGACCTTGCCAAGGTGCAGAGGGCTGTTTGCATGATCTCAAACTCTACCTCTGTGGCTGAAGTGTTCTCCCGTATTGACCACAAATTTGATCTCATGTATGCCAAGCGTGCTTTTGTGCACTGGTACGTGGGTGAGGGTATGGAGGAAGGAGAATTCTCTGAAGCCCGTGAGGACCTTGCTGCTTTGGAGAAGGATTACGAGGAGGTTGGTGCTGAGTCTGCTGAGGGTGAGGACGATGAAGGCGATGAGTATTAA